One window from the genome of Anaerohalosphaeraceae bacterium encodes:
- a CDS encoding trypsin-like peptidase domain-containing protein: MNAINAAAALLVGLSLFTVPVFSQQNTYEKSVVQITIVQQDFDYVNPWKKTQMSRGSGSGFVITGRRILTNAHNVSNYRYIEIQKQNVAKRYPARVEFVGHDCDLAVLTVYDPTFYDDMIPLEFGPLPAVNSTVQTCGFPLGGRTVSITEGVVSRIETGIYSHTQADSHLLIQTDAAINPGNSGGPVLQDGKVVGVAFQGLQMAENIGFMIPTPVIEHFLKDIEDGRYDGFGSLGILTFEGLHNPWLKQYLKVPKDRQGVVILDTVLNSTASGILQKNDVLTKIGDFDIDNDGMIRIYGLMLDMSEAVEQKQIGETIEVVFYRDGVEQKAAIKVNYNEPVLTFRRQFDVQPKYKCFAGLTFVSLNRNYLESWGRNWITDIPFYLRYLFYEVQNLNDDPSRKEYVVLSDILPDELTTYVGGFVHQPLETVNGFPIKELDDLDKAFATDVNGFWVLKFLGNPTPMVIDAVKARQKHLEILEKYDVPVSPLPEPTL, encoded by the coding sequence ATGAATGCAATAAACGCAGCGGCTGCTTTGCTTGTCGGTTTGTCTTTGTTCACCGTGCCGGTCTTCTCGCAGCAAAACACGTACGAAAAGTCCGTCGTGCAGATTACCATCGTGCAGCAGGACTTCGACTACGTCAACCCCTGGAAGAAGACCCAGATGTCCCGCGGGAGCGGTTCGGGGTTTGTGATAACCGGCCGACGCATCCTCACCAATGCCCACAACGTCAGCAATTACAGGTATATAGAAATCCAGAAGCAGAATGTCGCCAAACGCTACCCCGCCCGGGTGGAGTTTGTCGGCCACGACTGCGACCTGGCCGTCTTAACCGTTTATGACCCCACGTTTTACGATGATATGATTCCGCTGGAGTTCGGCCCCCTGCCGGCGGTCAATTCCACCGTGCAGACGTGCGGGTTTCCGCTGGGCGGCCGGACAGTCTCCATCACCGAAGGTGTCGTATCTCGCATTGAAACAGGCATTTACAGTCATACGCAGGCCGATTCGCACCTGCTTATCCAGACCGACGCCGCCATCAACCCCGGCAACTCCGGCGGACCGGTCCTTCAGGACGGCAAAGTCGTCGGCGTGGCTTTCCAAGGGCTGCAAATGGCGGAAAATATAGGATTTATGATCCCAACCCCCGTCATTGAACACTTCCTGAAAGACATCGAAGACGGCCGGTACGACGGATTTGGGTCCTTAGGCATCCTCACCTTCGAGGGTCTTCATAACCCCTGGCTGAAACAATACTTAAAGGTTCCCAAAGACCGCCAGGGTGTTGTGATTCTCGATACCGTACTAAACAGCACCGCCTCCGGAATCTTGCAGAAAAACGATGTCCTGACCAAAATCGGCGATTTTGATATTGATAATGATGGGATGATTCGGATTTACGGCCTGATGCTCGATATGTCCGAGGCCGTCGAGCAGAAACAAATCGGCGAAACCATTGAAGTTGTCTTTTACCGCGACGGGGTTGAACAGAAGGCCGCCATTAAGGTCAATTATAATGAACCCGTGCTGACGTTTCGTCGGCAGTTTGATGTGCAGCCGAAGTATAAGTGCTTTGCGGGACTGACGTTTGTATCTCTGAACCGCAATTATCTTGAATCGTGGGGGCGAAACTGGATTACAGATATCCCCTTCTACCTCCGCTATTTATTTTATGAAGTTCAGAATCTGAACGATGACCCGTCGCGGAAGGAATACGTCGTCCTGTCCGACATTCTGCCGGATGAGCTGACGACGTACGTGGGCGGCTTTGTTCATCAGCCGCTTGAAACGGTTAACGGATTTCCGATAAAGGAGTTAGACGATTTGGACAAGGCCTTCGCTACGGATGTAAACGGTTTTTGGGTCCTGAAGTTTTTGGGCAATCCGACGCCGATGGTAATTGATGCCGTCAAGGCCCGTCAAAAACATCTGGAAATCCTCGAAAAATACGATGTACCTGTCAGTCCCCTGCCGGAGCCGACGTTATGA